A part of Entelurus aequoreus isolate RoL-2023_Sb linkage group LG03, RoL_Eaeq_v1.1, whole genome shotgun sequence genomic DNA contains:
- the col10a1a gene encoding collagen, type X, alpha 1a, with protein sequence MDIRVGSILLLMVALVAGHGERYVVKKVVKAAPQYQPYSVKGQVVAGEPGAPGEPGPEGPAGPPGPPGKSGTGYPGPQGPAGPQGPAGRSSAGKPGTPGGPGKPGIPGANGEKGHTGATGAQGPRGAPGSSGSPGPAGLSSTGKPGPSGLPGSMGPRGESGLKGHPGIPGLPGQKGDRGVGITGPQGATGSMGPMGPTGAPGQSGVGKPGKSGMPGEPGKSGSPGRDGATGSMGPQGPKGHTGAPGVGIAGKPGDNGAPGLPGSAGPKGHQGPAGAPGAPGSPGYGKPGANGEKGERGFTGSPGATGPKGEGGPTGYTGATGATGATGSMGPQGARGFPGEPGAVGSKGDTGATGSQGAKGHKGEQGAQGFQGKQGYPGPVGPTGARGATGATGDKGHVGAPGSTGANGIPGPAGPKGLPGRAGEPGSSGSNGSPGSRGPVGPQGPSGAPGLKGHPGLPGAPGPAGMTAKGVSGPMGAPGLPGEAGADGEPGPSGPAGPPGPPGEVVFEKGMGLGEVMVKAPMSAFTAVLTTPYPAGGSPIKFDHIVYNAENHYDAESGIFTCQIPGVYYFSYSIHVNGAHALVALYKNDQPVMFSYDEYNKGFLDQMSGSAVLLLNEQDTVYVQIPDEEANGVFAAENVHCSFSGFLIAST encoded by the exons atggatattcGAGTAGGAAGCATCCTCCTCCTCATGGTGGCCCTGGTCGCAGGTCACGGAGAGCGCTATGTGGTCAAGAAGGTGGTGAAGGCCGCACCCCAGTACCAACCTTACTCAGTGAAGGGCCAGG TGGTGGCAGGTGAGCCTGGTGCCCCAGGTGAGCCCGGCCCTGAGGGTCCCGCTGGCCCTCCTGGTCCCCCAGGTAAGAGCGGCACAGGTTATCCTGGACCCCAAGGACCTGCTGGACCTCAAGGACCTGCTGGTCGTTCCAGCGCTGGCAAACCTGGAACTCCTGGTGGACCTGGCAAACCAGGTATCCCCGGAGCCAATGGTGAGAAGGGACACACTGGAGCCACTGGCGCCCAAGGACCCAGAGGTGCTCCCGGTTCTTCTGGAAGCCCTGGACCCGCTGGCCTCTCCTCCACTGGCAAGCCTGGACCCTCTGGTCTTCCTGGATCAATGGGACCTAGAGGAGAGTCTGGTCTGAAAGGACATCCCGGTATTCCTGGTCTGCCAGGTCAGAAGGGTGATAGAGGGGTGGGAATTACTGGACCTCAAGGTGCAACTGGGTCGATGGGACCAATGGGACCAACTGGAGCTCCAGGTCAGTCTGGAGTTGGCAAGCCAGGAAAATCCGGAATGCCCGGTGAGCCAGGAAAGTCAGGTAGCCCAGGTAGAGATGGTGCCACAGGTTCCATGGGACCACAGGGACCCAAAGGACACACTGGTGCCCCTGGTGTAGGCATTGCAGGCAAACCAGGTGACAATGGTGCACCAGGTCTGCCTGGCTCAGCTGGCCCTAAAGGCCACCAGGGACCTGCTGGAGCTCCTGGAGCCCCTGGTTCCCCAGGATACGGAAAGCCAGGTGCAAATGGAGAAAAGGGTGAGAGAGGATTTACTGGTAGCCCAGGTGCCACTGGTCCCAAGGGTGAGGGGGGTCCAACCGGATATACTGGTGCCACTGGTGCCACTGGGGCTACTGGCTCAATGGGTCCTCAGGGTGCAAGAGGTTTCCCAGGCGAGCCTGGCGCTGTTGGCTCCAAGGGCGATACAGGTGCCACTGGATCCCAGGGAGCTAAGGGACACAAGGGAGAACAGGGTGCACAAGGTTTCCAAGGCAAGCAGGGTTACCCAGGCCCAGTTGGTCCCACTGGTGCCAGAGGAGCCACTGGAGCCACTGGTGATAAGGGTCATGTTGGTGCCCCTGGTAGCACAGGTGCCAATGGTATTCCCGGCCCCGCTGGACCCAAAGGTCTTCCTGGCCGTGCTGGCGAGCCTGGCTCCTCTGGTTCTAATGGTTCCCCAGGCTCTAGAGGTCCTGTTGGACCTCAAGGTCCTTCAGGTGCTCCTGGTCTCAAGGGCCACCCTGGTCTCCCTGGAGCTCCTGGCCCTGCCGGCATGACCGCAAAGGGTGTCTCTGGACCTATGGGTGCCCCCGGTCTCCCTGGCGAGGCTGGTGCTGACGGAGAGCCTGGTCCCTCTGGTCCTGCCGGTCCTCCTGGACCTCCTGGTGAGGTTGTCTTTGAGAAGGGCATGGGACTGGGTGAGGTTATGGTCAAGGCCCCCATGTCTGCTTTCACTGCAGTACTGACCACCCCCTACCCCGCTGGAGGCAGCCCCATCAAGTTTGACCACATTGTGTACAATGCTGAGAATCATTATGACGCCGAGTCCGGCATTTTCACTTGCCAGATCCCCGGAGTTTACTACTTCTCCTACAGCATCCACGTTAACGGTGCTCATGCCCTGGTAGCACTCTACAAGAACGACCAGCCCGTCATGTTCTCCTATGATGAGTACAACAAGGGCTTCCTCGACCAGATGTCCGGCAGCGCTGTCCTCTTGCTCAACGAGCAGGACACCGTGTACGTCCAGATCCCTGACGAGGAGGCCAATGGCGTCTTTGCTGCCGAGAACGTCCACTGCTCTTTCTCTGGCTTCCTCATTGCTTCGACGTGA